The proteins below are encoded in one region of Candidatus Methylomirabilota bacterium:
- a CDS encoding VIT1/CCC1 transporter family protein — protein MPQTPHVEKHFTASETIRDIVIGMSDGLTVPFALAAGLSGAVESTRVIITAGSAEIAAGAIAMGLGGYLAARTDAEHYASEEARERRETVEMPDEETEEVAQIFRTYGLPEAMATRVAHAIRRDRRRWVDFMMRFELGLERPDPRRARVSALTIGLSYVVGGLVPLSPYFFTRSPSTGLVASIAVTLLALLVFGYIKGTFTVRRPLRSAWQTVVVGGLAAAAAFAIAKFIA, from the coding sequence GTGCCCCAGACTCCGCACGTCGAGAAGCACTTCACCGCCTCGGAGACGATTCGGGACATCGTGATCGGCATGTCCGACGGGCTGACCGTGCCCTTCGCCCTTGCCGCGGGTCTGTCCGGGGCGGTGGAGTCGACCCGGGTCATCATCACGGCCGGCTCGGCGGAGATCGCCGCGGGCGCGATTGCCATGGGCCTGGGCGGCTACCTCGCGGCGAGGACCGACGCCGAGCACTACGCCTCCGAAGAGGCGCGCGAGAGACGCGAGACGGTCGAGATGCCGGACGAGGAGACGGAGGAGGTCGCGCAGATCTTCCGGACCTATGGCTTGCCCGAAGCGATGGCGACCCGGGTCGCGCATGCGATTCGACGGGACCGGAGGCGCTGGGTGGACTTCATGATGAGGTTCGAGCTCGGGCTCGAGCGGCCCGATCCTCGGCGGGCTAGGGTCAGCGCCCTCACCATCGGTCTGTCCTACGTGGTGGGCGGCCTCGTCCCCCTCTCGCCCTACTTCTTCACCAGGTCTCCCTCGACGGGCCTCGTCGCGTCCATCGCGGTCACCCTGCTGGCACTCCTGGTCTTCGGCTACATCAAAGGCACCTTCACGGTGCGCCGGCCTCTGCGGAGCGCCTGGCAGACGGTCGTGGTCGGCGGGCTCGCCGCCGCCGCCGCCTTCGCCATCGCCAAGTTCATCGCCTGA
- a CDS encoding thioredoxin family protein: MSKSAVTPERFAQGMTFDEYVKFVGTPENLAREAWGGYFPDAGSIGVPRKDNSGVFRERYARARLSDHQAAAIKWLAAQPNGPAKILAISEDWSSDCRRDMPILARLAEAGGLEFRIFNRDGKKILGTRRPDPAAYPDGNHDLMLEFMNKKNGGEWASLPVVAIYTRDFRELHRYFEYPAIYHKDRVRGHMQAARPGESEAQAKERDRGEFAALQASPFFDLWASSGIDEILSALHEKQVVGS; the protein is encoded by the coding sequence GTGTCTAAGAGCGCGGTCACCCCCGAGCGCTTCGCCCAGGGCATGACCTTCGACGAGTACGTGAAGTTTGTCGGCACGCCGGAGAACCTCGCCCGCGAGGCGTGGGGTGGGTATTTTCCCGATGCCGGCTCGATCGGCGTTCCGCGCAAGGACAATAGCGGCGTCTTTCGCGAGCGCTATGCCCGGGCGCGTCTCAGCGATCACCAGGCCGCGGCCATCAAGTGGCTGGCCGCGCAGCCCAACGGGCCCGCCAAGATCCTCGCGATCTCCGAGGACTGGTCGTCGGACTGTCGCCGCGACATGCCCATCCTGGCCCGGCTGGCGGAGGCGGGCGGGCTCGAGTTCCGCATCTTCAACCGCGACGGCAAGAAGATCCTGGGCACGCGGCGCCCGGATCCCGCCGCCTACCCGGACGGCAATCACGACCTCATGCTCGAGTTCATGAACAAGAAGAACGGCGGCGAGTGGGCCTCCCTCCCCGTGGTGGCCATCTACACCAGGGACTTCCGGGAGCTCCACCGCTACTTCGAGTACCCGGCCATCTACCACAAGGACCGCGTGCGCGGCCACATGCAGGCGGCGCGCCCTGGGGAGAGCGAGGCCCAGGCCAAGGAGCGCGACCGGGGCGAGTTCGCGGCCCTGCAGGCCTCGCCCTTCTTCGACCTCTGGGCCTCCTCGGGCATCGACGAGATCCTGAGCGCCCTCCACGAGAAGCAGGTGGTCGGCAGCTGA
- a CDS encoding amidohydrolase family protein, with product MQTNGHTEARKLHSRLSHPIIDADGHWIEYAPVMREEFRRIGGEAAAEAYDIASQRVPSSLKMTLAERRRRRVGQEAFWSSPCENVLDRATAMLPRLMYERLDDLGIDFCVVYPTAGLGYHRMQDTRLRRAICRAYNVFAADQFRGLEDRVIPAAIIPMYTPEEAIEEIEFATKQLGYKVIMVGGLMRRPIPALLEEKPDAAKLIEWYDVVGIDSDHDYDPVWAKCRELKIAPSFHNGARSILLRNSPSNFCYNHIGHFASAGHAVCKALFFGGVTRRFPDLNFAFLEGGVGWACMLYADLVGHWEKRNRQAIESTNPSKLDRAALLQYAQKYGRAELVEAVRRGEGLEGDSNSTMTGGIEDLDDYFRCKIEKKQDIRELFVPRFYFGCEADDPVNGWAFNKSANPMGARLNAIFSSDIGHFDVPDMTDVVPEAYELVEHGLLNDEDFRDFMFSNAVRFWGEVNPDFFKGTVVEKQAAEVLASAKGGVRV from the coding sequence ATGCAGACTAACGGTCACACGGAGGCCCGGAAGCTCCACTCCCGTCTCAGCCACCCCATCATCGACGCCGATGGGCACTGGATCGAGTACGCCCCGGTCATGCGGGAGGAGTTCCGGCGCATCGGAGGGGAGGCGGCGGCCGAAGCCTACGACATCGCCAGCCAGCGGGTCCCCAGCTCCCTCAAGATGACGCTGGCCGAGCGTCGCCGGCGCCGGGTCGGACAGGAGGCCTTCTGGTCCTCGCCCTGCGAGAACGTGCTCGACCGGGCCACCGCTATGCTGCCGCGTCTCATGTACGAGCGCCTGGACGATCTCGGCATCGACTTCTGCGTCGTCTACCCCACGGCGGGGCTCGGCTACCACCGCATGCAGGACACCCGGCTGCGCCGGGCCATCTGCCGCGCCTACAACGTGTTCGCGGCCGACCAGTTCCGCGGGCTCGAGGATCGCGTGATTCCCGCCGCCATCATCCCCATGTACACGCCGGAGGAAGCGATCGAGGAGATCGAGTTCGCCACCAAGCAGCTCGGCTACAAGGTGATCATGGTCGGCGGCCTCATGCGCCGGCCCATCCCGGCCCTCCTCGAGGAGAAGCCCGACGCCGCGAAGCTCATCGAGTGGTACGACGTGGTCGGCATCGACAGCGACCACGACTACGATCCCGTGTGGGCCAAGTGCCGCGAGCTCAAGATCGCGCCCAGCTTCCACAACGGCGCGCGCTCCATCCTCCTGCGCAACTCACCGTCGAACTTCTGCTACAACCACATCGGCCACTTCGCCTCTGCCGGCCATGCCGTCTGCAAGGCGCTCTTCTTCGGCGGGGTGACCCGACGCTTCCCGGATCTGAACTTCGCCTTCCTCGAGGGTGGGGTCGGCTGGGCCTGCATGCTCTACGCGGATCTGGTCGGCCACTGGGAGAAGCGCAACCGCCAGGCCATCGAGAGCACGAATCCGAGCAAGCTCGACCGCGCCGCTCTGCTGCAGTACGCGCAGAAGTACGGCCGCGCGGAGCTCGTGGAGGCGGTGCGCCGCGGCGAGGGGCTGGAGGGGGACTCCAACTCCACCATGACGGGCGGCATCGAGGATCTCGACGACTACTTCCGCTGCAAGATCGAGAAGAAACAAGACATCCGCGAGCTGTTCGTCCCGCGCTTCTATTTCGGCTGCGAGGCCGACGACCCCGTCAATGGATGGGCCTTCAACAAGAGCGCGAACCCGATGGGCGCCCGGCTCAACGCGATCTTCAGCTCGGACATCGGGCACTTCGACGTGCCGGACATGACCGACGTCGTCCCCGAGGCCTACGAGCTGGTCGAGCACGGGCTGCTCAACGACGAGGATTTCCGCGACTTCATGTTCAGCAATGCCGTGCGCTTCTGGGGCGAGGTCAATCCCGACTTCTTCAAGGGCACGGTGGTCGAGAAGCAGGCCGCGGAGGTCTTGGCCTCCGCCAAGGGAGGCGTGCGTGTCTAA
- a CDS encoding ABC transporter substrate-binding protein produces the protein MRPLLVRSAIITLAVLLLLPLFAGPATAAPEGTLTWGVHVTLAARWLDPSDTEAFITPFLVLYAIHDALVKPMPAGDNTPSLAESWTASKDGLSYEFLLRKSAKFHNGDPVTAEDVKFSFDRYKGAGATLLKEKVKDVQVLAPNRVRFVLKEPWPDFMTFYGTSATGAAWIVPKKYVEKVGDDGFKKAPIGAGPYKVVSFNPGIELVMEAYEGYWRKVPNVKRLVFRSMGDETTRAASLKAGEVDIVYLLSGPVAQEIKRTPGLKLAAAMPPGVAFLDLPEQWDPKSPWHDRRVRLAASHALDRNALNQAETLGFSHPTGGLIPRSLEFARPYEPPAHDPARAKKLLAEAGYPNGFDAGELTPFPPFFSLAEAIGNYLQAVGIRTRLRTMERAAFLTAWREHKIKGVIMGLGAPAGNAATRIEVYVTRSGIYSSGVVPEIEDLYQRQARELDRKKREALVHQIQQIMHDRVLHVPIYELAFLWGIGPRVEEACVDHIKGFAYSAPYEDLKLKAGR, from the coding sequence ATGAGACCCTTGCTCGTTCGCTCTGCGATCATCACGTTGGCCGTCCTGCTGCTGCTCCCCCTCTTCGCGGGGCCCGCCACGGCCGCTCCCGAGGGCACGCTCACCTGGGGAGTCCACGTCACCCTGGCTGCGCGCTGGCTCGACCCCAGCGACACCGAGGCGTTCATCACGCCCTTCCTGGTGCTGTACGCCATCCACGACGCCCTCGTGAAGCCGATGCCGGCCGGGGACAACACGCCGAGCCTGGCCGAGTCGTGGACGGCATCGAAGGACGGGCTGAGCTATGAGTTCCTCCTGCGCAAGAGCGCCAAGTTCCACAACGGCGATCCCGTGACGGCCGAGGACGTCAAGTTCTCGTTCGACCGTTACAAGGGCGCGGGCGCCACGCTGCTGAAAGAAAAGGTGAAGGATGTGCAGGTGCTGGCCCCGAACCGCGTGCGCTTCGTCCTCAAGGAGCCGTGGCCCGACTTCATGACGTTCTATGGCACCTCGGCCACCGGGGCGGCATGGATCGTGCCCAAGAAGTACGTCGAGAAAGTGGGCGACGACGGCTTCAAGAAGGCGCCGATCGGGGCCGGGCCCTACAAGGTGGTGAGCTTCAACCCGGGCATCGAGCTGGTCATGGAAGCGTACGAGGGTTATTGGCGAAAGGTCCCCAACGTCAAGCGGCTGGTCTTCCGCAGCATGGGCGACGAGACGACCCGCGCCGCCTCTCTCAAGGCGGGCGAGGTGGACATCGTCTATCTCCTGAGCGGGCCGGTGGCCCAGGAGATAAAGCGGACACCGGGGCTCAAGCTGGCCGCGGCCATGCCGCCCGGCGTCGCTTTCCTCGACTTGCCGGAGCAGTGGGACCCGAAATCTCCGTGGCATGACCGGCGCGTGCGGCTCGCGGCCAGCCACGCCCTTGACCGGAATGCCCTGAACCAGGCCGAGACGCTCGGCTTCTCACATCCGACGGGCGGGCTCATCCCACGGAGTCTCGAATTCGCGCGGCCCTATGAGCCGCCCGCCCACGACCCGGCCCGGGCCAAAAAGCTGCTCGCCGAGGCCGGTTATCCGAACGGATTCGACGCCGGCGAGCTGACGCCGTTTCCCCCGTTCTTCTCGCTGGCCGAGGCGATCGGCAACTACCTCCAGGCGGTGGGCATCCGCACGCGTCTCCGCACGATGGAACGTGCCGCCTTTCTCACCGCGTGGCGCGAGCACAAGATCAAGGGCGTGATCATGGGCTTGGGGGCGCCCGCGGGCAACGCGGCGACGCGCATCGAGGTCTACGTCACCAGGAGCGGGATCTATTCCTCCGGCGTAGTGCCGGAGATCGAGGATCTCTACCAGCGCCAGGCACGGGAGCTGGACCGCAAGAAGCGCGAGGCCCTCGTCCACCAGATCCAGCAGATCATGCACGACCGCGTGCTGCACGTGCCCATCTACGAGCTGGCCTTCCTCTGGGGCATCGGTCCGCGCGTGGAGGAGGCCTGCGTCGACCACATCAAGGGCTTCGCCTACTCCGCCCCCTATGAAGACCTGAAGCTCAAGGCGGGGCGATAG
- a CDS encoding Uma2 family endonuclease, producing MAISPTRTRRWTRREYERLIEVGVFRPGERLELLAGHLVVSEPQGSLHATAIGLVEDALRACFGSGWHVRVQMPIALDDESEPEPDVAVVPGGRRDYELAHPERPALLVEVSESSLADDRGAKAALYARAGVPEYWIVNLVGRSLEVRREPLQTANAPLGWSYKVVMVLEPGASVSPLACPTARIQIVDLLPHARYSR from the coding sequence ATGGCGATTTCTCCCACGCGTACGCGCCGCTGGACCCGGCGGGAATACGAGCGCCTCATTGAGGTCGGCGTGTTCCGGCCTGGCGAGCGCCTCGAGCTGCTGGCCGGGCATCTGGTCGTTAGCGAGCCGCAGGGAAGCCTCCACGCCACGGCAATTGGGCTTGTCGAGGATGCCCTGCGCGCATGCTTTGGATCGGGCTGGCACGTGCGCGTGCAGATGCCGATCGCCCTTGACGACGAATCCGAGCCGGAGCCCGACGTTGCGGTGGTGCCTGGAGGACGGCGGGACTACGAGCTGGCTCATCCAGAGCGGCCCGCGCTGCTCGTCGAGGTCTCCGAGTCCTCGCTCGCTGATGACCGCGGCGCCAAAGCCGCTCTCTATGCTCGGGCCGGGGTGCCGGAGTACTGGATCGTCAACCTCGTGGGCCGTTCCCTGGAGGTACGTCGCGAGCCGCTGCAGACGGCAAACGCACCTCTCGGCTGGAGCTACAAGGTGGTGATGGTTCTGGAGCCCGGCGCGTCAGTCAGTCCACTGGCGTGTCCGACAGCGCGGATCCAGATCGTCGATCTTCTCCCGCACGCGCGATACTCGCGCTAG
- a CDS encoding alpha/beta hydrolase, with protein MSDRQTVPVLELKHTAMNDEEALRFLDGHRISRGGRTMDPKAQIVGEFVKSIRVPGYYPPLPELRQQLRTMVGLMDEPAPALSRIEDIHIPGPAGAIGARVYDPAAASTSLRPVVAYFHGGGWVQGDLETHHGLCARLALRSGALVVAVDYRLAPEHKFPAAVEDCLAAYRWLRAHAGELGGDPARVSLAGDSAGGNLSAVVSQLSARAGLPIPTCQALIYPAVDCGLDTPSHRELEDAHVIPRERILWYMEQYLRGEADREDRRAAPLRASDLAGQPPTLVITAGFDPLRDEGLAYADRLRAAGVDVVYHEYPGQIHAFVSLTKAIPQGLACTMEIGDYLRQQLSQA; from the coding sequence ATGAGCGACAGGCAAACGGTCCCCGTGCTCGAGCTGAAGCATACGGCCATGAACGACGAAGAGGCGCTTCGGTTCCTGGACGGCCATCGAATCAGTCGGGGCGGTCGCACGATGGACCCGAAGGCCCAGATCGTCGGCGAGTTCGTCAAGTCGATCCGTGTGCCGGGCTACTATCCCCCCCTGCCCGAGCTGCGCCAGCAGCTCCGGACCATGGTGGGTCTGATGGACGAGCCGGCGCCCGCTCTGTCCCGAATCGAGGACATCCACATTCCCGGACCGGCCGGCGCCATCGGTGCCCGAGTCTACGACCCGGCCGCGGCGTCGACCTCTCTCCGTCCGGTGGTCGCGTACTTCCATGGCGGCGGCTGGGTGCAGGGCGACCTGGAAACGCATCATGGACTCTGCGCGCGGCTCGCCCTGCGCTCCGGCGCCCTCGTGGTGGCCGTCGACTACCGCCTGGCCCCGGAGCACAAGTTCCCCGCCGCCGTGGAGGACTGCCTGGCAGCCTACCGCTGGCTCCGTGCTCACGCGGGAGAGCTTGGCGGCGACCCCGCCCGCGTCAGCCTGGCCGGCGACTCTGCGGGGGGCAACCTCTCCGCGGTCGTCTCGCAACTATCGGCCCGCGCGGGCCTCCCCATCCCCACCTGCCAGGCCCTGATCTATCCCGCCGTCGACTGCGGCCTCGATACGCCATCGCATCGCGAGCTGGAGGACGCGCACGTCATCCCGCGCGAGCGCATCTTGTGGTACATGGAGCAGTACCTGCGGGGAGAGGCGGACCGCGAGGATCGAAGGGCGGCGCCGCTCCGCGCGAGCGACCTGGCGGGACAGCCGCCCACTCTCGTCATCACCGCGGGTTTCGATCCGCTTCGCGACGAAGGGCTCGCGTATGCCGACCGGCTACGCGCCGCCGGAGTGGACGTGGTCTACCACGAGTATCCCGGCCAGATTCACGCGTTCGTCTCGCTCACCAAGGCAATCCCGCAGGGCCTGGCGTGCACGATGGAGATCGGAGACTACTTGCGGCAACAGCTCAGTCAGGCGTAG